The DNA segment GGCTGCTGCACTCGGTCTCGCTCGCGCGCGACATCACCGATCGCATGCGTGCCGAGATGGCGCTGCGCGAGAGCCATGCGCTCCTGCAGTCGGTGATCGAGGGAACGTCGGACGCGGTCTTCGTGAAGGACGTCGCCGGGCGGTACCTGATGATGAACGCCGCCGCGGCCCGCCTGCTCGGCTGCGCCCCGGAAAACGCGACCGGAAAGTCGGACGAGGAGCTGCTCCCGGCCGGGATGGACGAGGCCCACCGTTCGCGGGAGCTCGAGGTGATGGCAAGTGCTCGCGAGCAGACGTACGAGCACGTGGTGAGCCTGCACGGGCATTCGCGCACCCTGCTCACGACGACGGGGCCGTACCGCGATGCCCGCGGGAACGTCATCGGCGTGGTGGCCATCTCGCGCGACGTCACGGAACTCAAGCGGATGGAAGGGCAGCTGCGCCAGGCGCAGAAGATGGAGGCCGTGGGCCAGCTCGCCGGTGGGGTGGCCCACGACTTCAACAACCTGCTCACCGTCATCAACGGCTACAGCAACCTGCTGCTCAACCAGCTGGAGCCCGGCGATCCCGACCGCGACCTCATCGCCGAGATTCGCCACGCCGGGGAACGCGCCGAGACGCTCACTCGCCAGCTGCTCGCCTTCAGCCGCAAGCAAGTGCTGCAGCCGCAGGTGGTGCGGCTCAACGCGGTGCTCGAGGATCTGCACAAGCTCCTCCGCCGGCTGATCGGCGAGGACGTGGACATCGTGCTCTCCCTCGACCCGGACCTCGGGCTCACCAAGGTCGACCCGGCGCAGTTCGAACAGGCGATCATCAACATCGCCGTGAACGCCCGTGACGCGATGCCCGGCGGGGGACGGCTTCGCATCGATACCGGCAACGCCGAGTTGGATGACGCGTATGCGGCGGAGTTCCCGGGCGTGCGACCGGGGCGCTACCTGCGCATCACCTTGCGAGACTCCGGCGTGGGGATGGATGCGACCACCAGCGCCCGCGTCTTCGAACCCTTCTTCACCACGAAGGTGCAGGGGAAAGGGACGGGGCTCGGCCTCGCGATGGTGTACGGCTTCGTCACGCAGTCGGGCGGGCACATCGAGGTGCAGAGCGAGCCGGGGAACGGCACCGCCTTCCACGTCTACCTGCCGCGCGACGACTCCACCGTACCGTCCGATCGCCCGCCCGTCGATCAGCCGGAGATGCCGCGGGGGGCGGAGGTCGTGCTGATTGCCGAGGACGAGGGATCGGTTCGATCGCTGTCGCGGATGATCCTCTCGTCCTGCGGCTACACGGTGTTGGAGGCCAGCGACGGCGAACAGGCGACGGTCGTCGCCCGTCAGCATCCGGGGAAGATCGATCTGCTCGTCACCGACGTCGTGATGCCGCGCATGAGCGGGCCGCGCCTGGCCGAGCTGCTCACCGCCGATCGTCCCGGGATGCGCGTACTCTTGCTCTCAGGATACTCCGGCGAGGCGGTGACCCGGCACGGGACGCTCGCTCCGGAGACCGCCTTTCTCCAGAAGCCGTTCGGGCCCATGGAACTCGCGCGGAAGGTGCGCGAGGTGCTCGATGCCCCGCCGAGCGCGAAAAACGCCGCTGGTCCTTAGGACCGGCGGCGTCGGGTTGCGGACTGGGATTTCGACCGTGCGAGGCTATCCGAGCTGCACGAGCCAGAGGGCCATGAGGAGCATCCCTGCGACCGTCACGAGGATCATGCGCCCGCGCGGCGAGATGGCCCCATTGGGCCCCGCCACGAGTCGCTCATGATGCGACTCCTTTTGCCAGATTGGATGACGCCGCACTTCGATGTGGGAGATCTGCTGCATCGCCCCTCCGGGAGTTGACCACACATTCTGCGACCGGGATCACGCAAATCACTTCCCGGTCGTGACTTACAATCAACGGATCCCTCGGCCGCCAGTACACTCGGGGAAGCCCGAGGTGGGGATCGTCTCATGTGTTGTGCAACTCGCGGGCCGCGCCGAGCCGACGGTCGCCCCGCCCCCGGGCCGGCTCACCGCCTGACGCGTTACTCGAGCACGAGGATGGTGAAGTAGGTGTCGGCGGGGTCGCCGTTTCCGCGATTCCAGCACCGAACGGTGGCGTCGAGCGAGCTGCCATCGCCGCTGTTGCTCCATCCCTGGACTTGGCAGGTGAAGAGCCCTCCGCCGTAGGGAGAGACG comes from the Gemmatimonadota bacterium genome and includes:
- a CDS encoding PAS domain S-box protein gives rise to the protein MDGHDSSGRPGARREDAVQAAIRTGAPYEVEYRLVHPSGELRTVACAGNVWAADDGTPLRTFGVIQDITDRRHVERELRRSEARFRVFADHATDAFFLHDAGGRILDANRQACESLGYSRDALVGQLPSIFDDEFHLLDLESLGRSLLSGQTVCFDSRHRRRDGSTFPVEVRLRPFKESGLLHSVSLARDITDRMRAEMALRESHALLQSVIEGTSDAVFVKDVAGRYLMMNAAAARLLGCAPENATGKSDEELLPAGMDEAHRSRELEVMASAREQTYEHVVSLHGHSRTLLTTTGPYRDARGNVIGVVAISRDVTELKRMEGQLRQAQKMEAVGQLAGGVAHDFNNLLTVINGYSNLLLNQLEPGDPDRDLIAEIRHAGERAETLTRQLLAFSRKQVLQPQVVRLNAVLEDLHKLLRRLIGEDVDIVLSLDPDLGLTKVDPAQFEQAIINIAVNARDAMPGGGRLRIDTGNAELDDAYAAEFPGVRPGRYLRITLRDSGVGMDATTSARVFEPFFTTKVQGKGTGLGLAMVYGFVTQSGGHIEVQSEPGNGTAFHVYLPRDDSTVPSDRPPVDQPEMPRGAEVVLIAEDEGSVRSLSRMILSSCGYTVLEASDGEQATVVARQHPGKIDLLVTDVVMPRMSGPRLAELLTADRPGMRVLLLSGYSGEAVTRHGTLAPETAFLQKPFGPMELARKVREVLDAPPSAKNAAGP